A single window of Vibrio sp. HB236076 DNA harbors:
- the tyrA gene encoding bifunctional chorismate mutase/prephenate dehydrogenase translates to MAVELAALREQIDAVDKQMIELLAQRLALVEQVGDVKSQHGLPIYAPDREAAMLASRRQEAEQAGVPAQLIEDILRRTMRESYASEKDAGFKCLNPDLGSVVVIGGHGQLGGLFAKMFRLSGYKVEVIGRNDWHRADELLRDAGLVVVSVPIDLTTEVIGKLNQLPKSCILCDLTSVKSAPLAAMMSVHSGPVVGLHPMFGPDVPSLAKQVIVHCQGRDQDAYQWLLAQFSIWGASLCAMEAKAHDEGMTLIQALRHFTSFAYGYHLRQENPDLNTLLQLSSPIYRLELAMVGRLFAQDPNLYGDIILSSDANIDMIKRFYQRLGQAVEMLERGDKQAFVDSFNQVSEWFGDYSQHFMKESQHLLKQANDAIHRP, encoded by the coding sequence ATGGCAGTTGAACTAGCGGCATTGCGAGAGCAAATCGATGCCGTCGATAAGCAAATGATCGAGCTTCTCGCACAGCGATTGGCGTTGGTTGAGCAGGTTGGGGATGTAAAAAGTCAGCACGGTTTGCCTATCTATGCCCCCGATCGCGAAGCGGCGATGCTGGCGTCAAGGCGCCAAGAGGCGGAGCAAGCGGGCGTTCCCGCACAGCTTATCGAAGATATTTTGCGACGCACTATGCGCGAGTCCTATGCCAGTGAAAAAGACGCTGGGTTTAAATGTCTGAACCCAGACCTTGGCTCTGTGGTCGTGATTGGCGGGCATGGTCAACTCGGCGGTTTGTTTGCCAAAATGTTTCGCCTATCCGGTTACAAGGTCGAGGTGATTGGTCGAAATGACTGGCATCGTGCCGATGAGCTACTGCGTGATGCAGGTTTAGTGGTGGTCAGTGTACCGATTGATCTCACCACTGAGGTGATTGGCAAACTCAATCAGTTACCCAAATCCTGTATTTTATGTGATTTAACTTCAGTGAAATCTGCTCCTCTGGCGGCGATGATGTCCGTTCACTCCGGTCCTGTGGTCGGTTTACACCCTATGTTTGGCCCGGATGTACCGAGCTTGGCCAAGCAAGTTATCGTTCACTGTCAGGGCCGCGATCAAGACGCTTACCAGTGGTTGTTGGCGCAGTTTTCGATTTGGGGGGCGAGTCTGTGTGCCATGGAGGCAAAAGCCCATGATGAGGGCATGACGCTGATTCAAGCTTTACGCCACTTTACGTCTTTTGCGTACGGGTATCACTTGCGCCAAGAAAACCCGGATCTCAACACCTTACTCCAGCTAAGTTCGCCGATTTATCGACTAGAGCTTGCCATGGTGGGGCGTTTGTTTGCCCAAGACCCGAACTTATACGGGGATATTATTTTGTCTTCCGACGCGAATATCGACATGATCAAACGCTTTTATCAGCGCCTAGGTCAAGCGGTCGAGATGTTAGAGCGTGGTGATAAGCAAGCCTTTGTCGACAGTTTTAATCAAGTCAGTGAGTGGTTTGGTGATTACTCTCAGCACTTTATGAAAGAAAGTCAGCATTTGTTAAAACAGGCCAATGATGCGATTCATCGACCTTAA
- a CDS encoding peptidoglycan DD-metalloendopeptidase family protein, with amino-acid sequence MKNTLLIHIPTRQGTVSYSCTRARLLALLLMMWAVLGAVAWFIYQTTLSQSASYQVISQLEKQLTDTQRQLTNHKKKLAKTTQDNQRLLLDLEDKNQQLDGMVERLDEVEMVLGLQQPEQDASSATLETRLDTAAIDSAVRATLFRLLPNDSPVAYNRISSPFGSRINPVTQQRHFHSGIDLTCQPGETIHAAADGVVESVRPGNQGYGNYLTVRHTFGFMSLYAHMKSFQAKSGQFVSKGDVIGVCGNTGRSTGPHLHFEVRFLGRALDPIHFIEWSPENFTPLFEQEEKVQWSTLVNLIDNVVRLQSRLVNHEQPNTDVSLAQDDTKESPK; translated from the coding sequence ATGAAAAACACACTGCTCATTCACATTCCAACACGCCAAGGGACGGTGTCGTATTCATGCACTCGCGCGCGCTTACTTGCTCTGTTACTGATGATGTGGGCGGTACTCGGCGCCGTGGCTTGGTTTATTTATCAAACCACACTCAGTCAGTCTGCCTCTTATCAGGTGATCAGTCAGCTCGAAAAGCAATTGACCGATACTCAACGCCAACTGACCAATCACAAAAAAAAGCTGGCAAAAACCACCCAAGACAACCAACGGCTTCTTCTCGATCTAGAAGATAAAAATCAACAACTCGATGGCATGGTCGAGCGTTTAGATGAAGTGGAAATGGTGCTCGGGCTACAACAACCCGAACAAGACGCGAGCTCTGCAACCCTAGAAACGCGTCTCGACACTGCCGCCATCGACTCAGCCGTGCGCGCCACCTTATTTCGCTTACTGCCTAACGACAGCCCTGTCGCCTACAACCGCATCTCTTCACCGTTTGGTTCGCGAATTAACCCTGTGACTCAGCAACGTCATTTTCACAGTGGAATTGATTTAACCTGCCAACCGGGAGAAACCATCCATGCCGCAGCGGATGGCGTGGTCGAAAGTGTGCGTCCCGGAAATCAAGGATACGGAAATTACCTGACGGTACGTCACACCTTTGGCTTTATGAGTTTGTATGCTCATATGAAATCGTTCCAAGCCAAAAGCGGACAATTTGTGTCGAAAGGCGATGTCATTGGCGTATGTGGTAACACTGGCCGATCAACAGGCCCGCACCTGCACTTTGAAGTGCGCTTTCTCGGTCGTGCACTCGATCCGATCCACTTTATTGAATGGAGCCCGGAAAACTTTACGCCCTTATTTGAACAAGAAGAAAAAGTGCAGTGGTCAACGCTGGTTAACCTGATTGACAACGTGGTAAGGCTTCAATCGCGCTTAGTCAATCACGAGCAACCCAATACCGATGTCAGCCTTGCTCAAGACGACACCAAGGAGAGCCCAAAATAA
- the ettA gene encoding energy-dependent translational throttle protein EttA yields the protein MAEYVYTMSRVSKVVPPKRQILKDISLSFFPGAKIGVLGLNGAGKSTLLRIMAGIDTDIDGEARPQPGLNVGYLPQEPVLDESKTVREIVEEAVSDVAHALKRLDEVYAAYAEPDADFDALAKEQGELEALIQSKDGHNLDNALERAADALRLPEWDQKIAHLSGGERRRVAICRLLLEKPDMLLLDEPTNHLDAESVAWLERFLVDYSGTVVAITHDRYFLDNAAGWILELDRGEGIPWEGNYTSWLEQKDARLQQEASQEKARQKTIEKELEWVRQNPKGRQAKSKARMARFEELQTSDHQKRNETNELFIPPGERLGDKVIEVSNLTKSFDGRVLIDDLSFSIPKGAIVGIIGANGAGKSTLFKMLSGTETPDSGTIELGETVKLASVEQFRDSMNDNNTVFQEISEGADIIKINNFEIPARAYCSRFNFKGVDQQKVIGELSGGERNRVHLAKLLKAGGNVLLLDEPTNDLDVETLRALEEALLEFPGCAMVISHDRWFLDRIATHIIDYRDEGQVNFYEGNYTEYMEWLKATIGAQAAEPHRIKYKRITK from the coding sequence ATGGCTGAATACGTTTATACTATGTCTCGGGTGAGCAAAGTTGTGCCACCCAAACGTCAAATTTTAAAAGATATCTCGCTGAGCTTTTTTCCAGGTGCCAAAATTGGTGTTCTCGGTCTCAACGGTGCAGGTAAATCAACCTTACTGCGCATCATGGCGGGTATCGATACCGACATTGACGGTGAAGCCCGTCCGCAACCCGGTCTTAATGTCGGTTACTTACCGCAAGAACCCGTCTTAGACGAAAGTAAAACCGTCCGTGAAATCGTTGAAGAAGCGGTTTCCGATGTGGCCCACGCCCTCAAGCGCCTTGATGAAGTTTACGCCGCTTATGCCGAGCCCGATGCCGACTTTGACGCTTTAGCGAAAGAACAAGGCGAACTTGAAGCGCTGATCCAATCAAAAGACGGTCACAACTTAGACAACGCACTCGAACGCGCTGCCGACGCACTGCGCCTACCAGAGTGGGACCAAAAGATTGCTCATTTGTCTGGGGGCGAGCGCCGTCGTGTCGCGATTTGTCGTTTATTACTCGAAAAGCCAGACATGCTATTACTCGACGAACCGACCAACCACCTAGACGCCGAGTCCGTCGCGTGGTTAGAGCGCTTCCTCGTTGACTACAGTGGCACTGTGGTCGCGATTACCCACGACCGTTACTTCCTCGACAATGCCGCCGGTTGGATTTTAGAACTTGACCGCGGCGAAGGGATCCCATGGGAAGGCAACTACACTTCTTGGCTAGAGCAAAAAGACGCTCGCCTCCAACAAGAAGCCTCTCAGGAGAAAGCGCGCCAAAAAACCATCGAAAAAGAGCTGGAATGGGTGCGACAAAATCCGAAAGGTCGCCAGGCCAAATCCAAAGCCCGTATGGCGAGATTTGAAGAGCTGCAGACCTCTGATCACCAAAAGCGTAATGAAACCAATGAACTCTTTATTCCACCAGGCGAACGCCTAGGCGATAAAGTGATTGAAGTGAGCAACCTGACCAAATCATTTGACGGTCGTGTATTGATTGATGATTTGTCATTCTCGATCCCGAAAGGCGCCATCGTCGGTATCATCGGTGCCAACGGTGCTGGTAAGTCAACGCTGTTTAAAATGCTCAGCGGTACTGAAACCCCAGATTCCGGCACCATTGAACTTGGTGAGACGGTTAAATTGGCCTCGGTTGAACAGTTCAGAGACTCAATGAATGATAACAATACGGTCTTCCAAGAAATTTCTGAGGGGGCTGATATCATCAAGATCAACAACTTTGAGATCCCAGCTCGCGCTTATTGCTCGCGTTTTAACTTCAAAGGTGTCGATCAACAAAAAGTCATCGGTGAATTATCCGGTGGTGAGCGCAACCGTGTTCACCTAGCAAAATTACTCAAAGCCGGTGGTAACGTATTGTTACTCGATGAACCGACCAACGATCTTGACGTCGAGACATTGCGCGCTTTGGAAGAAGCCTTACTCGAGTTCCCGGGCTGTGCCATGGTGATCTCGCACGACCGCTGGTTCCTCGACCGCATTGCGACCCACATCATCGACTATCGCGATGAAGGTCAAGTAAACTTCTACGAAGGTAACTACACCGAATACATGGAATGGCTCAAAGCGACCATCGGGGCACAAGCCGCCGAACCACATCGCATCAAGTACAAGCGAATCACGAAATAA
- a CDS encoding transglycosylase SLT domain-containing protein, with amino-acid sequence MNSNFSGRYWSLTLGMSAVLSAVPLVVSAQSSDELERQRRLYQQAQTLLDQSSYRAYEQLRTSLDDYPLTPYLDYRFFISDLKNKSAQDVQDFVNRYRALPFSANIKARYLNVKYQQQDWASITQLYDTPPRGQQYQCIYYTAKWKQGQQSEAFAGAKKLWHSGQSVSGYCDGLFSAWHSAGQRSEQDVLERLVLTFESRNLSLMTYLAKRLTSQKEQAWSSQVIELYRHPERLTTLAKAIASHAQGERILISHLYRYARIDDDKAYQQLTWLEKAKLINLKSRKKLANYIAGRLLDDDGELNQWRDNTIAASGDDALVERRFRVAATKESWSAMRDWIDKLSDEAQQTTKWRYWLGRTQMALGETDKGKQTLSSVLGRRNFYSVAAADALNVTPKISGSTLTYQPQLIEKYHTVLTRIEELIDVDKINAAKGEWYWLLSRANADEKAMLAGYAGEQHWHHLSVFASIQAKLWDNMQLRFPVAHQWWFDFYSKRNQLNPITLMALARQESALDVTARSPVGARGLMQIMPATARHTAEAFELDYQNSDQLFEVQKNIEIGSHYFKELMDQYDNNRIFSLAAYNAGPSRVTRWVKRTDGKVDAYRFIESIPFRETRGYVQNILMFELYYRDRLNQPGPFLTAQEQKARY; translated from the coding sequence ATGAACTCAAACTTTTCTGGCAGGTATTGGTCCTTAACTCTGGGCATGAGTGCGGTATTGTCGGCGGTGCCTTTGGTAGTCAGCGCCCAAAGTAGTGATGAATTAGAGCGACAACGTCGTCTGTATCAACAAGCGCAAACTTTGCTTGATCAGTCGTCGTATCGAGCTTATGAACAGTTGCGTACTTCACTCGATGATTACCCATTAACGCCTTACCTTGACTATCGTTTTTTTATCAGTGATCTGAAAAATAAATCCGCTCAAGACGTACAAGATTTTGTTAACCGGTATCGCGCTTTGCCTTTTTCTGCCAACATCAAAGCTCGTTATTTGAACGTTAAGTATCAGCAGCAAGACTGGGCTTCCATTACCCAACTCTACGATACCCCACCTCGCGGGCAACAATATCAATGTATTTATTACACCGCTAAGTGGAAGCAGGGGCAGCAATCTGAGGCGTTTGCCGGTGCGAAAAAGCTTTGGCATAGCGGTCAAAGTGTCAGTGGTTATTGTGATGGCTTGTTTAGCGCTTGGCATAGTGCAGGGCAGCGCTCAGAACAAGACGTGCTCGAGCGATTGGTGTTGACGTTTGAAAGTCGCAATTTGTCGCTCATGACATACCTCGCCAAACGCTTGACGAGTCAAAAAGAGCAAGCCTGGTCGAGCCAAGTGATTGAACTCTATCGACACCCAGAGCGACTCACGACATTGGCCAAAGCGATTGCGTCACATGCTCAAGGTGAACGCATTTTGATAAGTCACCTGTATCGCTATGCTCGCATTGATGATGACAAGGCTTACCAGCAATTGACTTGGCTTGAAAAGGCGAAGCTTATCAATCTCAAATCACGGAAAAAATTGGCCAATTATATTGCCGGTCGATTGCTCGATGACGATGGTGAGCTGAATCAGTGGCGAGATAACACCATAGCCGCCAGTGGTGATGATGCGTTAGTCGAACGGCGCTTTCGCGTTGCTGCGACAAAAGAGAGTTGGTCAGCAATGCGCGATTGGATAGATAAGTTGTCTGATGAGGCGCAGCAAACGACCAAGTGGCGTTATTGGCTCGGTCGCACACAAATGGCATTGGGTGAGACAGACAAAGGCAAGCAAACTCTGTCTTCTGTCCTAGGTCGACGCAATTTCTACAGTGTGGCCGCTGCCGATGCACTGAATGTGACCCCAAAGATCAGTGGATCCACCTTGACTTATCAGCCGCAACTGATCGAGAAATACCACACGGTGCTGACCCGGATTGAAGAGCTGATTGATGTCGATAAAATCAATGCGGCCAAAGGTGAATGGTATTGGTTGTTGTCTCGTGCCAATGCGGATGAAAAAGCGATGTTAGCGGGCTACGCCGGCGAGCAACATTGGCATCACCTGAGTGTATTTGCCAGTATTCAAGCAAAACTTTGGGACAACATGCAGTTAAGATTTCCGGTTGCTCATCAATGGTGGTTTGATTTCTACAGCAAGCGCAATCAGTTAAATCCGATTACCTTAATGGCGTTAGCAAGGCAAGAAAGTGCTTTAGATGTCACCGCGCGCTCTCCGGTTGGGGCACGTGGTTTAATGCAAATCATGCCAGCGACGGCGCGTCATACTGCTGAGGCATTTGAGTTAGACTATCAAAATAGCGATCAGTTATTTGAGGTGCAAAAAAACATCGAAATTGGTAGCCATTATTTTAAAGAGCTCATGGATCAGTACGATAACAATCGCATTTTTTCTTTAGCTGCTTATAATGCCGGCCCATCACGGGTGACTCGCTGGGTGAAACGAACCGATGGTAAGGTCGATGCCTATCGCTTTATTGAATCGATTCCCTTTCGAGAAACCCGCGGTTATGTGCAAAATATTTTAATGTTTGAATTGTATTACCGTGATAGGCTCAATCAACCCGGTCCTTTTTTGACTGCGCAAGAGCAAAAAGCACGATATTGA
- the trpR gene encoding trp operon repressor, whose translation MSSHPDFTQWQDVLELVKKNINQYEDIDILTMLMSADERQTLISRVNIFNELLKGDLSQRQISQMLGVGIATITRGSNELKSCTDEQKNQLRALLSE comes from the coding sequence ATGTCCTCACACCCTGACTTTACCCAGTGGCAAGACGTCTTAGAACTAGTAAAAAAGAACATCAATCAATATGAGGATATCGATATTCTCACTATGTTGATGAGTGCTGATGAACGTCAGACGCTTATTTCTCGAGTCAATATCTTTAATGAGTTGTTAAAAGGCGATTTGTCGCAAAGGCAAATTAGTCAGATGCTTGGTGTCGGTATTGCCACCATCACCAGAGGCTCGAATGAGTTAAAATCGTGTACTGATGAGCAAAAAAATCAATTGCGAGCACTGTTGAGTGAGTAG
- the yjjX gene encoding inosine/xanthosine triphosphatase: MKKAICKVIVASLNPAKINAVEQAFCQAFPEKNFEFKGISVNSDVSDQPMSDQETLLGARNRVRNAKAAVSDADFYVGLEAGIEGKETYAWMVIESDKQRGESRSSSLPLPPKVLALLAQGIELGDVMDQLFSVHNIKQKGGAIGLLTNNILTRSSVYQQALLLALIPFINPQWYPDQL; encoded by the coding sequence ATGAAAAAAGCGATATGCAAGGTGATCGTCGCCTCGTTAAATCCAGCCAAAATAAACGCAGTGGAGCAGGCCTTTTGCCAGGCCTTTCCAGAAAAAAACTTTGAATTCAAAGGGATTTCTGTTAACAGTGACGTTTCAGATCAACCCATGAGTGACCAAGAGACCTTGCTCGGTGCGCGCAACCGAGTTCGCAACGCAAAAGCCGCTGTCAGCGACGCCGATTTTTACGTCGGCTTAGAAGCGGGTATAGAAGGCAAAGAAACGTATGCTTGGATGGTGATTGAATCGGATAAGCAGCGCGGTGAGTCGCGCTCATCGAGCTTACCTTTACCTCCCAAAGTCCTGGCGTTACTCGCACAAGGTATCGAGTTAGGTGATGTGATGGATCAGCTGTTTTCAGTGCACAATATCAAACAAAAAGGCGGCGCGATTGGCCTTTTAACCAACAATATACTGACCCGAAGCTCGGTCTATCAACAGGCCCTACTGCTCGCCCTGATCCCGTTTATCAACCCGCAATGGTACCCAGATCAGCTTTAA
- the pheA gene encoding prephenate dehydratase has protein sequence MSDPSLSLDDIRLQLNELDDNLLKLLSKRRELSLEVAKSKVKTSKPVRDALREQQLLVKLIHNGKDNYQLDAPYITKVFHTIIEDSVLLQQAYLQNLTNPELSRKPVSRVAFLGSQGSYSHLASREYFSRKAIELAEISCQEFKDVTKTVESGHADYGVLPIENTSSGSINEVYDLLQRTTLYIVGELSLPIEHCLLATKELPLEQIKTLYSHPQPHQQCSEFLNRLKDIELKSCTSTADAMKMVRELDREDVAAIGNASSGKLYGLQPIKGNIANQTENHTRFIVVARKPVDVSLQIPAKTTFIMSTAHQAGSLVEVLLVLQRFGINMTKLESRPIMGNPWEEMFYLDIEANLASDTMKQVIEELTKLTRHLKVLGCYPSDNIKPTAISETQ, from the coding sequence ATGAGCGATCCCTCACTATCACTTGACGATATTCGTCTGCAACTCAATGAACTCGACGACAATCTCTTAAAACTGTTATCTAAACGACGCGAGTTAAGTCTCGAAGTCGCCAAGAGCAAGGTGAAAACCTCCAAGCCGGTTCGAGATGCCCTGCGTGAACAGCAATTGCTCGTCAAGTTAATTCACAATGGCAAAGACAACTACCAATTAGATGCCCCCTACATCACGAAAGTCTTTCACACCATCATCGAAGATTCGGTGTTATTACAGCAAGCCTACTTACAGAACCTAACCAATCCAGAACTGAGCCGAAAGCCGGTTTCTCGAGTGGCTTTTTTAGGCTCACAAGGCTCCTATTCACACTTGGCGAGTCGTGAGTATTTCAGTCGTAAAGCCATCGAGTTAGCTGAAATCAGCTGCCAAGAGTTTAAAGATGTCACCAAAACTGTTGAGTCTGGCCATGCTGATTACGGTGTGTTGCCAATTGAAAATACCAGTTCTGGGTCAATTAACGAAGTGTATGATTTACTTCAACGCACCACATTGTACATTGTCGGTGAGTTGAGCTTGCCAATCGAACATTGCTTACTCGCGACCAAAGAATTGCCGCTCGAACAAATCAAAACCCTCTATTCTCACCCTCAGCCACACCAGCAATGCAGTGAGTTTTTAAATCGCTTAAAAGACATCGAGCTCAAAAGCTGTACCAGTACAGCCGATGCGATGAAAATGGTGCGTGAGCTCGACCGAGAAGACGTCGCCGCAATTGGCAATGCCTCCAGTGGTAAACTCTACGGCTTACAGCCAATCAAAGGCAACATCGCCAATCAAACCGAAAATCACACTCGCTTTATTGTCGTGGCGCGCAAACCGGTAGACGTCTCGCTGCAAATCCCAGCCAAGACCACCTTTATTATGTCAACCGCACATCAAGCGGGCTCTTTGGTTGAAGTGTTATTGGTATTGCAGCGGTTTGGTATCAATATGACTAAACTCGAATCGAGACCGATCATGGGCAATCCTTGGGAAGAAATGTTTTACCTCGATATCGAAGCCAATCTCGCTTCCGACACCATGAAGCAAGTGATCGAAGAATTGACCAAGTTGACGCGTCACCTCAAAGTGCTGGGTTGCTACCCCAGTGACAACATCAAACCAACTGCGATTAGTGAAACACAATGA
- the raiA gene encoding ribosome-associated translation inhibitor RaiA — MNMNITGKNLEVTSAIRDHIESKLGKLEKWQQDIIQTQATFSEEPNKKMKFEAVVTVPKGKLVASAVHEDLYAATNEAVQKLERQLNKFSHKPSAKRAAHPSDIVH; from the coding sequence ATGAATATGAATATCACAGGTAAAAACCTTGAAGTAACCTCAGCCATTCGCGACCACATCGAGAGCAAATTAGGCAAGTTAGAAAAATGGCAGCAAGACATTATTCAAACCCAAGCGACCTTCAGTGAAGAGCCCAATAAAAAAATGAAATTTGAAGCGGTTGTTACTGTACCAAAAGGCAAACTCGTCGCTTCTGCTGTCCATGAGGATCTCTATGCCGCGACCAATGAGGCGGTGCAAAAACTAGAACGACAACTGAATAAATTCAGTCATAAACCCAGTGCCAAACGCGCCGCACACCCCAGTGACATTGTTCACTAA
- a CDS encoding outer membrane protein assembly factor BamD codes for MKYQTLSGLLALLLLAGCSSSKKVIPDVPPSVLYNEAQTALQSGQWTTATEKLEALDSRYPFGAYSDQVQLDLIYAYYKSDDYALSLATISRFKRLNPTYKNMDWLIYMSGLNHTIQDSNFMQDFFDLDRSDRDPVPVRAAFRDFKELLQRYPDSIYAADAQQRLFALKNRLAKYDLAVADFYLRRKAWIAAIKRAQELQKTFPDTQAAKQSLTIQLKAYQALNLPEPIERTQALIKLNNAES; via the coding sequence ATGAAATACCAAACTTTATCTGGCCTTTTGGCACTGCTGCTATTGGCAGGATGTTCGAGCAGTAAAAAAGTGATCCCAGATGTGCCGCCTTCGGTATTGTACAACGAAGCACAAACGGCGCTGCAAAGTGGTCAATGGACAACGGCGACAGAGAAGTTAGAAGCACTAGATTCTCGCTACCCTTTCGGCGCCTATTCAGACCAGGTTCAACTTGACCTTATTTACGCCTACTACAAAAGCGATGACTACGCGTTGAGTTTAGCCACCATCAGTCGTTTTAAACGCTTGAACCCGACCTACAAAAACATGGATTGGTTGATTTATATGAGTGGTCTTAATCACACCATCCAAGACAGTAATTTTATGCAGGACTTCTTTGATCTCGATCGAAGCGACCGCGATCCGGTTCCTGTCCGAGCGGCATTTCGCGACTTTAAAGAACTCTTGCAACGCTACCCAGACAGCATTTACGCCGCCGATGCCCAGCAGCGTTTGTTTGCATTAAAAAATCGTTTAGCCAAATACGACTTAGCCGTCGCGGATTTTTATCTGAGAAGAAAAGCGTGGATCGCTGCAATTAAACGCGCTCAAGAGTTACAAAAGACCTTCCCCGATACGCAAGCGGCTAAGCAGTCACTGACGATTCAGTTAAAAGCCTACCAAGCCCTTAATTTGCCTGAGCCGATTGAACGCACTCAAGCGTTAATCAAACTCAACAACGCCGAAAGTTAA
- the rluD gene encoding 23S rRNA pseudouridine(1911/1915/1917) synthase RluD, with the protein MAQQIELTQTVKDSQLGQRLDQAIAELFSDFSRSRLKEWLLAGKVVVDGDVITKPRIKVMGGEVITVQAELEDEQRWEAQDIPLDIVYEDDDLLVINKPRGFVVHPGAGTPDGTVLNALLHHYPDIAEVPRAGIVHRLDKDTTGLMVVAKTVPAQTRLVRALQKRNITREYEAIAIGRMTAGGFIEKPIGRHSTKRTLMAVTPTGKPAGTHYRVAEHFREHTRIRLRLETGRTHQIRVHMAYLQHPLLGDVAYGGRARIPKGATQELTDKIRQFDRQALHAAMLRFEHPIDGELMEFHAEIPQDMVDMTLALREDTQLHGLEEE; encoded by the coding sequence ATGGCCCAACAGATAGAATTAACTCAAACCGTAAAAGATAGCCAACTTGGTCAACGCTTAGACCAAGCGATCGCCGAGCTCTTTAGTGATTTTTCCCGCTCGCGCTTAAAAGAGTGGCTACTGGCTGGCAAAGTTGTCGTCGATGGTGACGTCATTACCAAGCCTCGTATCAAAGTGATGGGAGGGGAAGTGATCACGGTGCAAGCTGAGCTTGAAGATGAACAGCGCTGGGAGGCTCAGGACATTCCCCTAGACATCGTCTACGAAGATGACGATTTACTGGTTATCAATAAACCGAGAGGTTTCGTCGTCCATCCCGGTGCTGGAACGCCCGATGGTACCGTGCTCAATGCCTTATTGCATCACTACCCCGATATTGCGGAAGTGCCTCGTGCGGGGATTGTCCACCGCTTAGACAAAGACACTACGGGGTTAATGGTGGTGGCGAAAACCGTACCGGCGCAAACCCGTTTAGTACGAGCGTTGCAAAAGCGCAATATTACCCGTGAATATGAAGCCATTGCGATTGGCCGAATGACCGCGGGAGGTTTTATTGAAAAGCCGATTGGGCGCCATTCGACCAAGCGCACCTTAATGGCGGTCACGCCAACAGGAAAACCCGCCGGTACGCATTATCGTGTTGCCGAGCACTTTCGCGAACACACGCGTATTCGCCTGAGATTAGAAACCGGCCGTACTCACCAGATCCGCGTTCACATGGCTTACCTTCAGCATCCTTTACTTGGCGATGTGGCCTATGGCGGTCGAGCTCGTATTCCCAAAGGCGCGACACAAGAGTTGACCGACAAAATTCGTCAGTTCGATCGTCAAGCTTTGCATGCTGCGATGTTGCGTTTTGAGCATCCCATCGACGGTGAGCTGATGGAGTTTCACGCTGAGATACCCCAAGATATGGTGGACATGACCTTGGCGCTGCGCGAGGACACTCAATTACACGGTTTGGAAGAGGAATAA
- the pgeF gene encoding peptidoglycan editing factor PgeF, producing MALLIPTWSAPPSVKAVSSTRLDGQSTGPFYGLNLGDHVGDDEINVEHNRLRFQQASGMPSSPVWLTQTHSTQVLVAGQNTAPGQQADACVTREAGIVCCVMTADCLPILLCDSKGRQVAAVHAGWRGLADGIIEKTLSHFESQTVCAWLGPCISANAFEVGDEVKATFVAHDEQAQQAFVRRDSSPGKWWADLPLLATQRLLSQGVSQIAYSNQCTYQQPQSFYSYRRDGQTGRMATAIWIEP from the coding sequence ATGGCACTGTTGATTCCTACTTGGTCTGCTCCACCCTCGGTAAAAGCGGTTAGCTCGACTCGCTTAGACGGTCAATCAACAGGCCCTTTTTACGGACTAAATCTTGGCGATCACGTTGGTGATGATGAGATTAATGTCGAACACAACCGCTTGCGATTTCAGCAGGCGAGCGGGATGCCAAGTAGCCCGGTGTGGTTGACGCAAACGCATTCGACTCAAGTCTTAGTGGCGGGGCAGAATACTGCGCCTGGTCAACAAGCCGATGCTTGTGTGACTCGTGAGGCGGGCATCGTATGCTGTGTCATGACCGCCGATTGTTTACCTATTTTGCTTTGTGATTCGAAGGGGCGACAGGTCGCTGCGGTTCATGCCGGTTGGCGCGGCCTTGCCGATGGCATTATAGAGAAGACGTTAAGCCATTTTGAGTCACAAACGGTTTGTGCCTGGCTTGGGCCTTGTATCAGTGCTAATGCCTTTGAAGTGGGTGATGAGGTGAAAGCGACGTTTGTTGCCCATGACGAGCAGGCTCAGCAAGCCTTTGTTCGCCGTGACTCTTCACCTGGAAAATGGTGGGCAGATCTCCCCCTTTTAGCCACACAACGTTTGTTATCACAAGGCGTCAGTCAGATTGCTTACAGCAACCAATGTACCTATCAACAACCACAATCTTTTTATTCTTATCGGCGCGATGGCCAAACCGGTCGAATGGCTACGGCCATCTGGATTGAACCGTGA